From the genome of Papaver somniferum cultivar HN1 chromosome 2, ASM357369v1, whole genome shotgun sequence, one region includes:
- the LOC113349760 gene encoding transcription initiation factor TFIID subunit 14b-like isoform X2 translates to MGADPPQKLIAQNLVKPLKRTTKRYHSHKWTVYVRSATNEDLGAVIKRVVFQLHASFNNPTRIVDLPPFELSESGWGEFEIAISIFFHADVSDKQLDLLHHLRLYPEDDSSAPQSTKKPVVIESYDEIVFCEPSEAFFSRVQNHPAVSVPRLPASFNFPPSGLLIENVHERKRGDTKDHPLSQWFLNFSEADELLKLAAARQQVQAHIGKLRRQLSLMDGQPQHSKPSPGQ, encoded by the exons ATGGGAGCGGATCCGCCCCAAAAACTCATCGCCCAAAATCTGGTAAAACCTCTGAAGAGAACGACAAAAAG GTATCATTCTCACAAATGGACCGTCTATGTCAGAAGTGCAACAAATGAGGATCTTGGGGCTGTGATAAAGCGTGTTGTTTTCCAATTGCATGCAAGTTTCAATAACCCAACTAGGATTGTGGATTTACCGCCATTTGAGCTATCAGAATCTGGTTGGGGTGAATTTGAAATTGCCATTTCTATATTCTTTCATGCTGATGTCTCTGATAAGCAATTGGACTT ACTTCACCATTTGAGGTTATACCCTGAGGATGATTCTTCAGCTCCACAGTCAACCAAAAAACCTGTTGTTATAGAGTCTTATGATGAGATTGTTTTCTGTGAACCTTCAGAGGCTTTCTTTTCTCGTGTCCAGAATCATCCTGCTGTTTCTGTGCCTAGACTACCAGCTAGTTTTAACTTCCCTCCTTCTG GACTGCTGATTGAAAATGTGCATGAAAGGAAAAGAGGTGATACGAAGGACCACCCGTTAAGTCAGTGGTTCTTGAACTTTTCAGAGGCTGATGAATTATTAAAACTTGCTGCGGCCCGTCAACAG GTACAAGCTCATATTGGTAAGCTCAGAAGGCAGTTAAGTCTGATGGATGGGCAACCGCAACACTCAAAACCCTCACCTGGTCAGTGA
- the LOC113354250 gene encoding auxin-responsive protein SAUR50-like gives MALGKTQKFPQRAVLSKILKRCSSLGKKQGYNNDEEQGLPVDVPKGHFAVYVGEKRSRFIVPISFLTHPEFQILLQRAEEEFGFDHNMGLTIPCEEVIFRSLTSMLC, from the coding sequence ATGGCTTTAGGAAAAACCCAGAAATTCCCACAGAGAGCAGTTTTGTCAAAGATACTGAAGAGATGTTCAAGTTTAGGTAAAAAACAAGGGTATAATAACGATGAAGAACAAGGTTTACCAGTTGATGTACCTAAAGGTCACTTTGCTGTTTACGTTGGTGAGAAAAGAAGTAGATTTATTGTTCCTATTTCATTCTTGACTCATCCTGAGTTTCAAATCTTACTTCAAAGAGCTGaggaagaatttggttttgatcaTAATATGGGTCTCACTATTCCATGTGAAGAAGTTATCTTTCGTTCTTTAACATCAATGCTCTGCTGA
- the LOC113349760 gene encoding transcription initiation factor TFIID subunit 14b-like isoform X1, with amino-acid sequence MPHNLAGRKQGGGDQSDGSGSAPKTHRPKSGKTSEENDKKSLNKKLKDVEISVPIVYGTIAFWLGKKATEYHSHKWTVYVRSATNEDLGAVIKRVVFQLHASFNNPTRIVDLPPFELSESGWGEFEIAISIFFHADVSDKQLDLLHHLRLYPEDDSSAPQSTKKPVVIESYDEIVFCEPSEAFFSRVQNHPAVSVPRLPASFNFPPSGLLIENVHERKRGDTKDHPLSQWFLNFSEADELLKLAAARQQVQAHIGKLRRQLSLMDGQPQHSKPSPGQ; translated from the exons ATGCCACATAACTTGGCTGGAAGAAAACAGGGCGGAGGAGATCAATCTGATGGGAGCGGATCCGCCCCAAAAACTCATCGCCCAAAATCTGGTAAAACCTCTGAAGAGAACGACAAAAAG agcTTGAACAAGAAACTCAAAGATGTCGAAATTAGTGTTCCTATAGTTTATGGAACTATCGCATTCTGGCTTGGTAAAAAGGCCACTGA GTATCATTCTCACAAATGGACCGTCTATGTCAGAAGTGCAACAAATGAGGATCTTGGGGCTGTGATAAAGCGTGTTGTTTTCCAATTGCATGCAAGTTTCAATAACCCAACTAGGATTGTGGATTTACCGCCATTTGAGCTATCAGAATCTGGTTGGGGTGAATTTGAAATTGCCATTTCTATATTCTTTCATGCTGATGTCTCTGATAAGCAATTGGACTT ACTTCACCATTTGAGGTTATACCCTGAGGATGATTCTTCAGCTCCACAGTCAACCAAAAAACCTGTTGTTATAGAGTCTTATGATGAGATTGTTTTCTGTGAACCTTCAGAGGCTTTCTTTTCTCGTGTCCAGAATCATCCTGCTGTTTCTGTGCCTAGACTACCAGCTAGTTTTAACTTCCCTCCTTCTG GACTGCTGATTGAAAATGTGCATGAAAGGAAAAGAGGTGATACGAAGGACCACCCGTTAAGTCAGTGGTTCTTGAACTTTTCAGAGGCTGATGAATTATTAAAACTTGCTGCGGCCCGTCAACAG GTACAAGCTCATATTGGTAAGCTCAGAAGGCAGTTAAGTCTGATGGATGGGCAACCGCAACACTCAAAACCCTCACCTGGTCAGTGA